GAGATCACGTCGCAAATCAGTGATCATCGCGTCCAAACGGTCGCCGTAAGTCTTTGCCAGGATGAGATCTGCCGAGTCGTTTTCACCCTGATGCCAAATAATGCCTTTCAGCGTTCCGTGCTGCTGAGCAACTTTGGCTCGTTTCAACGCCACCTGAAAGAGGTCACCGCCTTTGACCCAACGAGACAAAGGCGTGTCCCCCACGGCGCAGGGAACCAAGCCGATTGTGATCGATGGATTGTTCTCCGCCATCGCGAGGCCGAATGTCAAGCCAGGGCCGACGCCGGCGGTGGGCTTGTCGAAGTGCAATGGGTCGGACGCCGGCGACCAGACGTTTTCTCGATTCAATACCAACACATGCGGATGGAGCGACTTATCGTTGTCGTCGCCGACCTTTCCACGCCCCGCCATGTTCGACTGTCCCATGAGCAGATAGATGTGGAACGTTTTTTTCGCCGGCAGTGACACCGGTTCCTTGCCAGAGGATGTCACCCCGTAGCAAATCGCAATCGTCAATAAAAAGGCGAATCCTAAGAGCGGCTGGCGACTGACTCGAGAGTACATTTTCATGTTTCCGGGTTAGTGGGAACTTGGACGACCCAGTTATCCTCATTGTCGCAGGTAGGATGTGGTCTGAAACACTCTCCATCAGTTCACAATTGAAGTTCAAATGGCTTGCGGTATTCTCGCGTCAACATTGCGTTGGCTTCGACCGAATTGGCAAAGGTTTCGCGCTGAGGATCCATCGACAACTCGGCACCGTACGTAATTTCCGCGGCCGCCGGATCCATGCCGTTTTCTTGCAGATGTATTGCGAATCGCTCGAAGGTTTCCGTCGCGTCCTTGTGACTCGATTCCGCGGCCAGACGCGACTTGATCTCCGTGACCGGCAGTTCCGCGCCCAATCGCCAGGAGATGTTGCCCGTGTGGCACAGTGCACTGGAAAGATGCCCTTCTAAAATGTCGGCTGTCAGATTTTCTTGTTTGCGGCTGCGGACTGCTTCAAGAAAATTGCCGAAATGATCGCCACCGCCGCTAAATCGCTTCACGAGCTTGCCGTCGCCGTCAAATGCCGCGCCGTCGGTGTAGCTGGTCAGCACCACGTAACCGTCGCTGCCGTAGAAGATCACCCCGACGGACGCACCGCGCAACGGGCTGGTCTTCAAACCCCGGACTTCAAACACCAACGTCGCGTCGTCGAATTCGTGGACCACGACCTGCGTATTGGGCGTTTCGCTGGCGTCATTGTACCCGAGCCGGCCGCCGTAGCTGAAGACACGCTTGCTCAAGCCGTTCTGGCCGAGGCCCCAACGGGCGATGTCCATCTGGTGGACGCCTTGATTTCCCAAGTCGCCGTTGCCGTAGGGCCACTGCCAGTGCCAATCGTAGTGGAACTGTGGCCGAGTGACGGGCAACAACTCCGCAGGGCCGGACCAAAGATTGTAATCCACTTCGCTCGGCGGATCATATTTGCCTTTGGGACCGATCGGCTTCCGTAGATTGTAGCACAGCCCGCGGGCGAGTTTGACCACGCCGATCTTGCCAGAGCGCACGTATTCAATCGCATCGATGGTGCCTTGCATCGACCGGCATTGCATCCCGGCTTGACAGATACGGCTCTGCTTGCGGGCGGTTTCAACGATTGCGCGCCCCTCTGCCACGTTGTGACTGACGGGCTTTTCCACATACACGTCTTTGCCCGCTTGCATCGCCCAAACAGCGGCTAACGCGTGCCAATGATTTGGCGTGGCAATGCTCACGGCATCAACAGATTTTTCGTCGAGCAACCGCCGCACGTCTTGCACAAGCTGCGTACGATGCCCCTTAGCTTTCAACCCCTCGACACGCTTCTGGCCGACCGCCCGATCGGCGTCACAAACGAACAGGATCTCTACATCGCTACGTTTTGTGAACTCTTTGCAATGCACGTCGCCGCGAATGCCTGCGCCAATGACGGCAACACCGAGTTTTTCGCTCGGATTTGCGGCGGCCTTTACCCGCTCGTCCACCTCCGCCGCGAGGCCTCGCATCGAAAAAGCGAGTGCTCCTGCCCCCATCGTGCTGGACTGGAGAAACAGCCGCCGCGAGATCGTCGTCTGAACTTCAGCCCATTCCGTCATATTCTTTGCTTTCATTTTGGTTTCCCCATCATTGCGCGATGATCGTTTCGGCGGTGGATTCTTCAAATAACGGCACAGCAAACAGCACGGCCCGGAAGACCGTAAACGGAAGATTTAGCGCGAATGCCCACCCACTGTACCATTGAGTATGCTCCTAGCAACAACAGCTTCAAACACGGGTCGTCTTCATTGAGGGTGGGACGCTCAGGGAGGATAATTTGCCGTTGGTTTTCGGCGAAGACTGTTCATGGCAGAAAATATTTCGTGTCTTTCCATTGCAAAACGCGGCTTTGAGGCGAAAAAGATGCGCAATTATTTCTCCGGATGTAACTCCGATCCCTTCCCGCCACCATTTTTCCCCACGACCAAATCGTTCAGAAGTTTCACGGCTTGCTTTTCATAGATCGCCTGCCATCCTGGAGCCACGATGCAATCACTGTCCTCTTGGGCACCGCCGACGTTTCTCAGTTGCTCCTCCGTCGGCGTATAGTAGATATAGCCGTTGGTATAGCCTGCTACGAACGTTAGATCATGTTTCGATTCTCGTTTGAGGTCCAAGCCGGTCTCG
This genomic stretch from Pirellulales bacterium harbors:
- a CDS encoding sialate O-acetylesterase, coding for MYSRVSRQPLLGFAFLLTIAICYGVTSSGKEPVSLPAKKTFHIYLLMGQSNMAGRGKVGDDNDKSLHPHVLVLNRENVWSPASDPLHFDKPTAGVGPGLTFGLAMAENNPSITIGLVPCAVGDTPLSRWVKGGDLFQVALKRAKVAQQHGTLKGIIWHQGENDSADLILAKTYGDRLDAMITDLRRDLDSLDLPFVVGQLGEFISTEQLPYSNIVNKALTSLPERIAATACVESKGLKSQDLVHFDAASAREFGYHYAEAMQKLQYSRDGK
- a CDS encoding Gfo/Idh/MocA family oxidoreductase, whose amino-acid sequence is MKAKNMTEWAEVQTTISRRLFLQSSTMGAGALAFSMRGLAAEVDERVKAAANPSEKLGVAVIGAGIRGDVHCKEFTKRSDVEILFVCDADRAVGQKRVEGLKAKGHRTQLVQDVRRLLDEKSVDAVSIATPNHWHALAAVWAMQAGKDVYVEKPVSHNVAEGRAIVETARKQSRICQAGMQCRSMQGTIDAIEYVRSGKIGVVKLARGLCYNLRKPIGPKGKYDPPSEVDYNLWSGPAELLPVTRPQFHYDWHWQWPYGNGDLGNQGVHQMDIARWGLGQNGLSKRVFSYGGRLGYNDASETPNTQVVVHEFDDATLVFEVRGLKTSPLRGASVGVIFYGSDGYVVLTSYTDGAAFDGDGKLVKRFSGGGDHFGNFLEAVRSRKQENLTADILEGHLSSALCHTGNISWRLGAELPVTEIKSRLAAESSHKDATETFERFAIHLQENGMDPAAAEITYGAELSMDPQRETFANSVEANAMLTREYRKPFELQL